One window of the Chloroflexota bacterium genome contains the following:
- a CDS encoding rRNA methyltransferase, which produces MSGTTRTHHPTGRVSIAVCVEPGGSAAEAQRIAAELGLPLVKGAASARCEMLLTATSDCLELRVLRGEAAIKGAKPLWVDLEALDITSGAGRTLHQPIAKAVGLRGKRESPVTVIEATAGWGKDAWLLASLGCRVLAVERSPIVAALLADGIARAGRRQPEAQGRLRLLKADSRSLLKAIAALGQSGANDELPEEARDFLRPDIVYLDPMFAGAERRKTADKYPMRVLRRLVGADEDARELFEAALQAATRRVVVKRPAKRAMDLGVRPSATHEGKGFCFDVYAPRMK; this is translated from the coding sequence ATGAGCGGCACAACGCGCACGCATCATCCCACAGGGCGGGTGTCCATCGCTGTCTGCGTCGAGCCGGGCGGCTCCGCCGCGGAGGCCCAGCGCATCGCGGCAGAGCTGGGCCTGCCGCTGGTGAAAGGCGCGGCATCGGCGCGGTGCGAGATGCTGCTGACGGCGACGAGCGATTGCCTGGAGCTGCGTGTGCTCAGGGGAGAGGCGGCCATCAAGGGCGCGAAGCCTCTCTGGGTAGACCTGGAGGCGCTGGATATCACGTCAGGCGCGGGGCGCACCTTGCACCAGCCCATCGCCAAGGCAGTGGGACTCCGAGGGAAGAGAGAATCGCCGGTGACGGTGATAGAGGCCACGGCGGGTTGGGGAAAGGATGCCTGGCTCTTGGCGTCCCTAGGCTGCCGGGTGCTGGCGGTGGAGCGCAGCCCCATCGTGGCGGCGCTGCTGGCGGACGGCATCGCGCGCGCAGGGCGGCGACAGCCTGAGGCGCAGGGGCGCCTGCGCCTTCTCAAAGCAGACTCGCGGAGCCTGTTGAAGGCGATTGCGGCGCTGGGGCAAAGCGGCGCGAACGATGAGCTGCCGGAGGAGGCTCGCGACTTCCTGCGGCCGGACATCGTCTATCTTGACCCTATGTTCGCTGGGGCAGAGAGGCGGAAGACGGCGGATAAGTACCCGATGCGCGTGCTGCGGCGACTAGTGGGCGCAGACGAGGATGCGCGGGAGCTCTTTGAGGCGGCTCTGCAAGCGGCCACGAGGCGCGTGGTGGTGAAGCGCCCTGCCAAGCGGGCGATGGATCTCGGCGTGAGGCCGTCGGCTACGCACGAAGGGAAGGGCTTCTGCTTCGACGTGTATGCGCCGCGAATGAAATGA
- the hflX gene encoding GTPase HflX: protein MTAGRDAPRKETPIPRQPLPTRSLRERAILGGIEVKGQHANLALEDSLVELGELARTAGADVVAQVAQRVERPTPTYFGKGKLGELTELVRQRRADTVILDDELTPSQQRELERALKIKVIDRAALIIDIFAGRARTKEGRLQVELAQHEYLLPRLAGQWSHLERLGGGIGTRGPGETQIETDRRLIRDRIQKFKEEIEEVRTHRALHRRRRREQGFPTVSLVGYTNAGKSTLFNTIGRADVFVQDQVFATLDPVTRKARLPSGREFLLSDTVGFINKLPPALVAAFRATLEELEEADVLVHVVDVTHPNAQEQANVVEATLREMNLGNKPLVIALNKVDRILREAKSEAEMERELAPMRERLGRPDRPTAFISAVKGWGVRELLELVEAQVDRPQIIIRREPSPSHKAW from the coding sequence ATCACTGCCGGGCGGGACGCGCCCCGCAAGGAGACGCCTATTCCCAGACAACCGCTGCCCACCAGATCACTTAGGGAGCGCGCGATCCTGGGCGGCATCGAGGTCAAAGGGCAGCACGCCAACTTGGCGCTTGAGGACTCCCTCGTAGAGTTGGGCGAGCTGGCCCGCACGGCAGGGGCGGACGTGGTGGCGCAGGTGGCCCAGCGCGTCGAACGGCCCACGCCCACCTACTTCGGCAAGGGCAAGCTCGGCGAGCTGACCGAGCTCGTGCGCCAGCGCCGCGCCGATACGGTCATCCTGGATGACGAGCTGACGCCCTCCCAACAGCGGGAGCTTGAGCGCGCGCTGAAGATCAAGGTCATTGACCGCGCCGCGCTCATCATAGATATCTTCGCCGGGCGCGCCCGCACCAAGGAGGGCCGCCTGCAGGTGGAGCTGGCCCAGCACGAGTACCTGCTGCCGCGCCTGGCGGGCCAGTGGTCGCACTTGGAGCGCCTGGGAGGCGGCATCGGCACCCGCGGCCCCGGCGAAACGCAGATAGAGACGGACCGCCGCCTTATCCGCGACCGCATCCAGAAGTTCAAGGAGGAGATCGAAGAGGTGCGTACCCATCGCGCCCTCCACCGCCGGCGCCGCAGGGAGCAGGGATTCCCCACCGTCTCCCTGGTCGGCTACACGAACGCCGGGAAGAGCACCCTCTTCAACACGATCGGCCGCGCCGATGTCTTTGTCCAAGACCAGGTCTTCGCAACCCTGGACCCCGTCACCCGCAAAGCGCGGCTCCCCTCCGGCCGCGAGTTCCTCCTGAGCGATACCGTGGGCTTCATCAACAAGCTACCGCCCGCCCTAGTAGCCGCCTTCCGCGCCACACTGGAAGAGCTGGAAGAGGCCGATGTGCTGGTGCATGTGGTGGATGTGACACACCCCAACGCCCAGGAGCAGGCCAACGTGGTGGAGGCGACACTCCGGGAGATGAACCTGGGGAACAAGCCCCTGGTGATCGCCCTCAACAAGGTGGACCGCATCCTGCGCGAAGCCAAGAGTGAGGCGGAGATGGAGCGCGAGCTGGCCCCTATGCGCGAAAGGCTGGGCCGGCCCGATAGGCCCACAGCCTTCATCTCAGCCGTGAAGGGCTGGGGCGTGAGAGAGCTTCTGGAGCTGGTGGAGGCGCAAGTAGACCGGCCGCAGATCATCATCCGGCGCGAGCCGTCTCCTTCCCACAAGGCCTGGTAG
- a CDS encoding ABC transporter ATP-binding protein, with protein MTPGFPRSRRTAVAIHVAIETVSKRFPAKGGGLLVLDGVSLEAQEGEFLSLIGPSGCGKTTLLRLIGGLEATTEGRVLVRGLEPREVQKRKEMGFVFQDPSLLPWRTVHENVLLPLQVNGGRGREGLRPAPTQGDADALLATVGLQEFARYYPHQLSGGMKQRVALARALVFDPALLLMDEPLGALDELTRSAMRYELLRIWETSRKTVVMVTHSIAEAVLMSDRVAVMTARPGRIADVVTIDLPRPRREGIERTAAFLDAVERIQRLLMTGGYGGPATGRAAARR; from the coding sequence ATGACGCCTGGATTCCCCAGGAGTAGAAGGACGGCTGTGGCCATCCATGTCGCGATCGAAACGGTGAGCAAGCGCTTCCCAGCGAAGGGCGGCGGCCTGCTGGTTTTGGACGGCGTGAGCCTGGAGGCGCAAGAGGGGGAGTTCCTCTCGCTCATTGGGCCGAGCGGCTGTGGAAAGACGACGCTGCTGCGGCTGATCGGCGGGCTGGAGGCGACGACGGAGGGTAGGGTCCTGGTGCGGGGTCTCGAGCCTAGGGAGGTCCAGAAGAGGAAGGAGATGGGATTCGTCTTTCAAGACCCTTCGCTCTTGCCGTGGCGGACGGTGCATGAGAATGTGCTGCTGCCGCTGCAGGTGAACGGGGGGAGGGGCCGGGAGGGCCTTAGGCCCGCCCCTACCCAGGGTGACGCGGATGCGCTGCTGGCGACCGTGGGGTTGCAGGAGTTCGCCCGCTACTACCCGCATCAGCTTTCGGGCGGGATGAAGCAGCGGGTAGCGCTGGCGCGGGCGCTGGTCTTTGACCCGGCGCTCCTGCTGATGGATGAGCCGCTGGGGGCTCTAGACGAGCTGACGCGGAGCGCTATGCGCTATGAGCTGCTGCGCATCTGGGAGACATCCCGCAAGACGGTTGTGATGGTGACGCACTCCATCGCGGAGGCGGTGCTGATGTCCGACCGGGTGGCCGTGATGACGGCGCGGCCGGGGCGCATCGCCGATGTGGTGACGATTGACCTGCCGCGCCCGCGGCGAGAGGGGATCGAGCGGACGGCGGCCTTCCTGGATGCCGTGGAGCGCATCCAGCGACTGCTGATGACGGGAGGCTACGGTGGACCAGCCACTGGCAGAGCCGCGGCCCGCCGATAA
- a CDS encoding LL-diaminopimelate aminotransferase encodes MRLAKRIEKLPPYLFVEINKKIAAKRAAGVDVVSFAIGDPDLPTPKHILESMRKAAQVPANHRYPESDGLPDFRKAIAEWYQKRFGVTLDPDKEVLPLIGSKEGIGHIALCFIDPGDIALVPDPAYPVYAIGTMFAGGESHYMPLTAENGFLPELDAIPQSVLKKAKVLWLNYPNNPTGAVADLKFFEKVVAFAKKNDIPVCHDGPYTEIAYDGYKPVSFLQAKGAIDIGIEFHSLSKSYNMTGWRVGMAVGNAQMINALMRVKSNLDSGIPQAIQQMAIDALRGPQGCIADNVKVYQRRRDKLVPALNRLGLKVFSPKAALYLWARVPEGQTSASYAAKLIDEAGIVVTPGRGYGEHGEGYIRLSMTLPDDRVDEALKRLSALKPTK; translated from the coding sequence ATGCGACTCGCGAAACGGATCGAAAAACTGCCTCCCTACCTCTTCGTGGAGATCAACAAGAAGATCGCCGCCAAGCGCGCCGCCGGCGTGGACGTCGTCAGCTTCGCCATCGGCGATCCGGACCTGCCGACCCCGAAGCACATCCTGGAGAGTATGCGGAAGGCCGCCCAGGTGCCCGCCAACCACCGCTATCCCGAGTCGGACGGCCTGCCCGACTTCCGCAAGGCCATCGCCGAGTGGTACCAGAAGCGCTTCGGCGTCACGCTGGACCCGGATAAAGAGGTCCTGCCCCTCATCGGCTCCAAGGAGGGCATCGGCCACATCGCCCTCTGCTTCATAGACCCGGGCGATATCGCCCTCGTCCCGGATCCTGCATATCCCGTCTATGCCATCGGCACCATGTTTGCCGGGGGCGAAAGCCACTACATGCCCCTCACCGCCGAAAACGGCTTCCTGCCGGAGCTGGACGCCATCCCCCAGAGCGTCCTCAAAAAGGCCAAGGTCCTCTGGCTCAACTATCCCAACAACCCCACGGGCGCCGTCGCCGATCTCAAGTTCTTCGAAAAGGTCGTCGCCTTCGCCAAGAAAAACGATATCCCCGTCTGCCACGATGGCCCCTATACGGAGATCGCCTACGATGGTTACAAGCCCGTCTCCTTCCTCCAGGCCAAGGGCGCTATAGATATCGGCATCGAGTTCCATTCCCTCTCCAAGAGCTACAACATGACCGGCTGGCGCGTGGGCATGGCCGTGGGCAATGCCCAGATGATCAACGCCCTCATGCGGGTGAAGTCCAACCTGGATAGCGGCATCCCCCAGGCTATCCAGCAGATGGCGATAGACGCCCTGCGCGGGCCCCAGGGATGCATCGCTGACAACGTGAAGGTCTACCAGCGCCGCCGCGATAAGCTCGTCCCGGCGCTCAACCGGCTCGGCCTCAAGGTCTTTTCGCCCAAGGCCGCCCTCTATCTGTGGGCGCGCGTCCCTGAAGGCCAGACCTCCGCCAGCTACGCCGCTAAGCTTATTGATGAGGCCGGTATCGTCGTCACCCCCGGCCGCGGCTACGGCGAGCACGGCGAAGGCTACATCCGCCTCTCCATGACCTTGCCTGACGACCGTGTGGACGAGGCCCTGAAGCGCCTGAGCGCCCTCAAACCCACCAAGTAG
- a CDS encoding glucose 1-dehydrogenase, which yields MKLKDKVAIVTGGGSGQGRAVSLLFAKEGASIAVADINEEGGLKTADMISSAGGKAAFIPCNVARQDQVRRLVEKTFQTFGRVDILYNNAARNRPDSAIPEIVGQMPDQQWLETLETNLTGYYYTLKHVLPHMVAQGSGAIINVASTLGLGGSENQAAYSASKHGVMGLTKCTALDYGPKGIRVNAICPGAINTPRLMKHQQVYAGDDYKKRLGVNVPLRRIGEPEEIATVALFLASDDSSFITGTMIPVDGGTAASRLQ from the coding sequence ATGAAACTGAAGGACAAGGTCGCCATCGTGACAGGCGGAGGCTCAGGCCAGGGCCGCGCCGTCTCCCTTCTCTTTGCCAAGGAGGGGGCCTCCATCGCTGTGGCCGATATCAATGAAGAGGGCGGCCTGAAGACCGCCGATATGATCAGTTCCGCCGGCGGCAAGGCGGCCTTCATCCCCTGCAACGTCGCGCGGCAGGACCAGGTCCGACGCCTCGTCGAAAAGACCTTCCAGACCTTCGGGCGTGTGGACATCCTGTACAACAACGCGGCGCGCAACCGTCCAGATTCGGCTATCCCTGAGATCGTGGGCCAGATGCCCGATCAGCAGTGGCTGGAGACGCTGGAGACAAACCTGACGGGCTACTACTACACCCTCAAGCACGTCCTGCCGCACATGGTTGCTCAGGGCAGCGGCGCGATTATCAACGTCGCCTCCACCCTTGGCCTTGGCGGCAGCGAAAACCAGGCCGCCTATTCGGCCTCCAAGCACGGCGTCATGGGCCTCACCAAGTGCACCGCCTTGGATTATGGCCCCAAGGGCATCCGGGTCAATGCCATCTGCCCGGGGGCCATCAACACGCCCCGGCTCATGAAGCACCAGCAGGTCTATGCCGGGGACGACTATAAAAAACGTCTCGGCGTGAATGTCCCCCTCCGGCGCATCGGCGAGCCTGAAGAGATCGCCACCGTCGCCCTCTTCCTCGCCTCCGACGACTCCTCCTTCATCACCGGAACTATGATTCCGGTGGATGGAGGCACCGCCGCCAGCCGCCTCCAGTAG